From the Thermovirga lienii DSM 17291 genome, one window contains:
- a CDS encoding BFD domain protein (2Fe-2S)-binding domain protein (PFAM: BFD-like [2Fe-2S] binding domain~InterPro IPR007419~KEGG: tai:Taci_0969 BFD domain protein (2Fe-2S)-binding domain protein~PFAM: BFD domain protein [2Fe-2S]-binding domain protein~SPTR: BFD domain protein (2Fe-2S)-binding domain protein) gives MADKYEDIIICRCEEVTLGEIREWIAKGYDTFDELKRVLRVGMGPCQGRGCRDIILREISKMTGKKYAEIPPGTFRPPAKPVKLGAIAKAGENE, from the coding sequence ATGGCTGACAAGTATGAAGATATAATAATTTGCCGCTGCGAGGAAGTGACGCTCGGGGAAATAAGGGAATGGATAGCGAAAGGATATGATACCTTCGATGAGCTTAAGAGGGTCCTTCGTGTGGGCATGGGGCCATGTCAGGGAAGAGGATGCAGAGATATTATTCTAAGAGAGATATCAAAAATGACTGGAAAGAAGTATGCTGAAATACCTCCGGGGACATTTCGTCCGCCGGCAAAGCCAGTGAAGCTTGGAGCTATTGCAAAGGCTGGTGAAAACGAATGA